A genomic region of Trichothermofontia sichuanensis B231 contains the following coding sequences:
- the psbB gene encoding photosystem II chlorophyll-binding protein CP47, translated as MGLPWYRVHTVVLNDPGRLIAVHLMHTALVAGWAGSMALYELAVFDPSDPVLNPMWRQGMFVLPFMARLGVTGSWGGWSITGETGVDPGFWSFEGVATAHIVLSGLLFLAAVWHWVYWDLELFRDPRTGEPALDLPKMFGIHLFLSGLLCFGFGAFHLSGLFGPGMWVSDPYGLTGSVQPVPPEWGPAGFNPYNPGGIVAHHIAAGIVGIIAGLFHLSVRPPERLYRALRMGNIETVLSSSIAAVFFAAFVVAGTMWYGSAATPIELFGPTRYQWDQGYFRQEIERRVDAAVAEGKSLSEAWSSIPEKLAFYDYVGNSPAKGGLFRAGPMNSGDGIAQRWLGHPVFTDAAGRELTVRRLPNFFENFPVILTDKDGIVRADIPFRRAESKYSFEQTGVTVKFYGGELDGQTFTDPAVVKRYARQAQLGEPFVFDTETLDSDGVFRTSPRGWFTFGHAVFALLFFFGHIWHGARTLYRDVFAGIDPDLEEEQVEWGYYAKVGDKTTRQA; from the coding sequence TTGCTGTTCACCTAATGCACACGGCATTGGTGGCAGGCTGGGCTGGCTCAATGGCGCTCTATGAGCTAGCTGTTTTTGATCCGAGCGACCCTGTGCTCAATCCAATGTGGCGTCAGGGGATGTTTGTCCTACCCTTCATGGCACGCTTAGGGGTCACCGGGTCCTGGGGGGGCTGGAGCATTACCGGAGAAACAGGGGTAGACCCTGGTTTCTGGAGTTTTGAAGGGGTGGCAACCGCCCACATCGTGCTGTCGGGTCTGCTGTTCCTGGCCGCGGTTTGGCACTGGGTGTATTGGGATCTGGAACTGTTCCGTGATCCGCGCACTGGTGAACCGGCCCTGGATTTGCCCAAGATGTTTGGGATTCATTTGTTCCTGTCGGGTCTGCTCTGCTTTGGGTTCGGCGCTTTCCACCTCTCCGGTTTATTTGGCCCAGGGATGTGGGTATCTGATCCCTATGGTTTGACGGGTAGCGTCCAGCCCGTCCCGCCGGAATGGGGACCGGCTGGATTTAATCCCTACAACCCCGGCGGGATTGTGGCCCACCATATTGCGGCTGGGATTGTTGGTATCATTGCCGGTCTGTTCCACCTAAGTGTGCGACCGCCTGAGCGGCTGTATCGTGCCCTGCGGATGGGGAACATTGAAACCGTACTCTCTAGCAGTATTGCCGCGGTGTTCTTTGCGGCTTTTGTGGTAGCAGGAACCATGTGGTATGGCAGTGCCGCCACGCCGATCGAACTATTTGGCCCCACCCGCTATCAGTGGGATCAAGGATATTTCCGCCAGGAGATTGAACGCCGAGTTGATGCGGCTGTAGCGGAAGGGAAGAGCCTCAGCGAAGCCTGGTCTTCGATTCCCGAAAAATTGGCCTTTTATGACTATGTGGGCAACAGTCCGGCGAAGGGAGGTCTCTTCCGAGCTGGCCCGATGAACTCTGGGGATGGGATCGCCCAACGCTGGCTGGGTCATCCCGTCTTCACCGACGCGGCGGGTCGGGAACTGACGGTGCGTCGTCTGCCCAACTTCTTCGAGAACTTCCCGGTGATCCTTACGGATAAGGATGGCATCGTGCGGGCCGATATCCCCTTCCGGCGGGCAGAATCCAAGTACAGCTTTGAGCAAACCGGCGTCACGGTCAAATTCTATGGCGGTGAGCTAGATGGTCAAACCTTTACCGATCCGGCGGTCGTCAAGCGCTATGCCCGTCAAGCCCAGTTAGGAGAACCCTTTGTGTTTGACACGGAAACCCTGGATTCAGATGGGGTGTTCCGCACCAGCCCCCGCGGTTGGTTCACCTTTGGCCATGCTGTCTTTGCTTTGCTGTTCTTCTTTGGCCATATTTGGCATGGGGCACGTACCCTCTACCGCGATGTGTTTGCAGGCATCGATCCCGATCTCGAAGAAGAGCAAGTGGAATGGGGCTACTATGCCAAGGTGGGTGACAAGACCACCCGTCAAGCATAG